Proteins found in one Pocillopora verrucosa isolate sample1 chromosome 12, ASM3666991v2, whole genome shotgun sequence genomic segment:
- the LOC131783374 gene encoding N(6)-adenine-specific methyltransferase METTL4 isoform X1: protein MAVIGQCEYGFLVDHRKSISESVSSLSLSCKEAFFALYEPHFRTSTNSSSSGSKRRKRKKSVQVVRTEEELDAAAHHSKIKDTIATGTEKLVHIGVDMGYFLPENDLSEQSNLESELALTDCKHFSGLSTDVQSHSRCLSSDHLEPLIIKGDFTGSEKSLLNRIIYYPGSKPTVLNVSGEKYILPADCNFLMSDAQNLGPLVNYAQCYGGYNLLVLDPPWFNKSAKRGSKYSFMSLWQIKSLPVPCLLAPGALVGIWVTNKQKYLRFTRTELFPHWSMELMAEWYWVKVTRKGELVTDLDSPHKKPYEPLLLGRFNPKMDGLRSSCCLINNEKNSSEKEMESAFVDRGSLNESSLPTKRKKISDNDDDIRTEYTCDINKNTAMAISLEWNPPSIYKSVGEITSQDSRHCETGVQNPRNCWLNCQGVYHEDKMDITQGLNSPTDVVQKQQAMQKVKEQEQKGSIGITKNSLKISSEQSEPKELEPDSKPCELLPYHQIICSVPCKIHSRKPPLHEIFSKYMPPNSLCLEMFARNLTPHWTSWGNEVLKFQSMEYFEECTTEQVPRKIQEKKQYSYKLLTMTLWWLCIICFQVSDSRRKIL, encoded by the exons ATGGCTGTGATCGGACAATGTGAATATGGATTTCTCGTCGATCACAGGAAAAGTATCTCTGAATCAGTTTCATCGTTGTCATTGTCGTGTAAAGAAGCGTTCTTTGCTCTTTACGAGCCTCATTTTAGAACTTCAACTAACAGCAGTTCATCGGGATCAAAAAGGAGAAAG CGGAAGAAATCTGTCCAAGTTGTTCGTACAGAGGAAGAATTAGATGCTGCTGCACACCATAGCAAG ATAAAAGACACAATTGCAACAGGAACAGAGAAGCTTGTGCACATTGGTGTGGATATGGGCTATTTTCTACCTGAAAATGATCTTAGTGAACAAAGTAATTTAGAGTCAG AACTAGCTTTGACTGATTGCAAGCACTTTTCTGGACTGTCAACTGATGTTCAAAGTCACAGCAGATGTCTGTCCAGTGATCATTTGGAACCTTTAATCATCAAAG GTGATTTCACTGGAAGTGAAAAGTCTCTGTTGAACCGTATCATTTATTACCCTGGTAGCAAACCCACAGTTTTGAATGTATCTGGGGAGAAATACATTTTACCTGCAGATTGCAACTTCTTGATGTCTGATGCACAGAACTTAGGACCTCTTGTTAATTATG CCCAATGCTATGGAGGTTATAACTTGCTGGTGTTGGATCCTCCATGGTTCAACAAATCTGCGAAGCGTGGCTCAAA GTATTCCTTCATGTCATTATGGCAAATAAAATCACTCCCAGTCCCTTGCCTTCTTGCCCCTGGTGCTCTGGTGGGGATCTGGGTTACCAACAAACAGAAGTACTTAAGGTTTACAAGGACAGAGCTCTTTCCTCATTGGTCCATGGAGCTAATGGCAGAGTGGTACTGGGTTAAAGTAACAAGAAAAGGAGAACTGGTGACTGATTTAGATTCACCTCATAAAAAACCATATGAGCCACTGTTATTAGGACGTTTTAATCCAAAGATGGATGGCCTAAGGTCATCTTGTTGTCTCATAAATAATGAGAAAAACTCTTCTGAAAAGGAGATGGAATCAGCCTTTGTTGATAGGGGATCTCTCAATGAATCTTCACTTccaactaaaaggaaaaagatcagtgataatgatgatgatatcaGGACAGAATACACCTGcgatataaataaaaatacagcTATGGCAATTTCACTTGAGTGGAATCCACCATCAATATATAAATCAGTTGGAGAAATCACCAGCCAAGACAGTAGACATTGTGAAACAGGAGTTCAGAATCCTAGAAATTGTTGGTTAAACTGTCAAGGAGTATATCATGAAGATAAAATGGACATCACACAGGGCTTGAATAGTCCAACTGACGTTGTGCAAAAACAACAAGCTATGCAAAAGGTTAAGGAGCAGGAGCAGAAAGGCAGTATTGGTATTACgaaaaatagtttgaaaatCTCAAGTGAGCAATCAGAACCTAAAGAGCTAGAGCCAGATTCTAAACCTTGTGAGTTGTTACCCTATCATCAGATCATATGCAGTGTTCCTTGTAAGATTCATTCCAGGAAGCCTCCTCTGCATG aAATCTTTTCAAAGTACATGCCACCTAATTCATTATGTCTGGAAATGTTTGCTCGAAATCTAACTCCTCACTGGACCAGCTGGGGGAATGAG GTGCTTAAGTTTCAGAGCATGGAGTACTTTGAAGAGTGTACAACTGAACAAGTACCTAGaaaaatccaagaaaaaaaacagtattcTTACAAATTGCTAACCATGACCTTGTGGTGGCTGTGTATCATTTGCTTCCAAGTTTCTGATAGTAGAAGGAAGATTCTTTAG
- the LOC131783374 gene encoding N(6)-adenine-specific methyltransferase METTL4 isoform X2 codes for MGYFLPENDLSEQSNLESELALTDCKHFSGLSTDVQSHSRCLSSDHLEPLIIKGDFTGSEKSLLNRIIYYPGSKPTVLNVSGEKYILPADCNFLMSDAQNLGPLVNYAQCYGGYNLLVLDPPWFNKSAKRGSKYSFMSLWQIKSLPVPCLLAPGALVGIWVTNKQKYLRFTRTELFPHWSMELMAEWYWVKVTRKGELVTDLDSPHKKPYEPLLLGRFNPKMDGLRSSCCLINNEKNSSEKEMESAFVDRGSLNESSLPTKRKKISDNDDDIRTEYTCDINKNTAMAISLEWNPPSIYKSVGEITSQDSRHCETGVQNPRNCWLNCQGVYHEDKMDITQGLNSPTDVVQKQQAMQKVKEQEQKGSIGITKNSLKISSEQSEPKELEPDSKPCELLPYHQIICSVPCKIHSRKPPLHEIFSKYMPPNSLCLEMFARNLTPHWTSWGNEVLKFQSMEYFEECTTEQVPRKIQEKKQYSYKLLTMTLWWLCIICFQVSDSRRKIL; via the exons ATGGGCTATTTTCTACCTGAAAATGATCTTAGTGAACAAAGTAATTTAGAGTCAG AACTAGCTTTGACTGATTGCAAGCACTTTTCTGGACTGTCAACTGATGTTCAAAGTCACAGCAGATGTCTGTCCAGTGATCATTTGGAACCTTTAATCATCAAAG GTGATTTCACTGGAAGTGAAAAGTCTCTGTTGAACCGTATCATTTATTACCCTGGTAGCAAACCCACAGTTTTGAATGTATCTGGGGAGAAATACATTTTACCTGCAGATTGCAACTTCTTGATGTCTGATGCACAGAACTTAGGACCTCTTGTTAATTATG CCCAATGCTATGGAGGTTATAACTTGCTGGTGTTGGATCCTCCATGGTTCAACAAATCTGCGAAGCGTGGCTCAAA GTATTCCTTCATGTCATTATGGCAAATAAAATCACTCCCAGTCCCTTGCCTTCTTGCCCCTGGTGCTCTGGTGGGGATCTGGGTTACCAACAAACAGAAGTACTTAAGGTTTACAAGGACAGAGCTCTTTCCTCATTGGTCCATGGAGCTAATGGCAGAGTGGTACTGGGTTAAAGTAACAAGAAAAGGAGAACTGGTGACTGATTTAGATTCACCTCATAAAAAACCATATGAGCCACTGTTATTAGGACGTTTTAATCCAAAGATGGATGGCCTAAGGTCATCTTGTTGTCTCATAAATAATGAGAAAAACTCTTCTGAAAAGGAGATGGAATCAGCCTTTGTTGATAGGGGATCTCTCAATGAATCTTCACTTccaactaaaaggaaaaagatcagtgataatgatgatgatatcaGGACAGAATACACCTGcgatataaataaaaatacagcTATGGCAATTTCACTTGAGTGGAATCCACCATCAATATATAAATCAGTTGGAGAAATCACCAGCCAAGACAGTAGACATTGTGAAACAGGAGTTCAGAATCCTAGAAATTGTTGGTTAAACTGTCAAGGAGTATATCATGAAGATAAAATGGACATCACACAGGGCTTGAATAGTCCAACTGACGTTGTGCAAAAACAACAAGCTATGCAAAAGGTTAAGGAGCAGGAGCAGAAAGGCAGTATTGGTATTACgaaaaatagtttgaaaatCTCAAGTGAGCAATCAGAACCTAAAGAGCTAGAGCCAGATTCTAAACCTTGTGAGTTGTTACCCTATCATCAGATCATATGCAGTGTTCCTTGTAAGATTCATTCCAGGAAGCCTCCTCTGCATG aAATCTTTTCAAAGTACATGCCACCTAATTCATTATGTCTGGAAATGTTTGCTCGAAATCTAACTCCTCACTGGACCAGCTGGGGGAATGAG GTGCTTAAGTTTCAGAGCATGGAGTACTTTGAAGAGTGTACAACTGAACAAGTACCTAGaaaaatccaagaaaaaaaacagtattcTTACAAATTGCTAACCATGACCTTGTGGTGGCTGTGTATCATTTGCTTCCAAGTTTCTGATAGTAGAAGGAAGATTCTTTAG